A part of Vulpes vulpes isolate BD-2025 chromosome 15, VulVul3, whole genome shotgun sequence genomic DNA contains:
- the LOC112927788 gene encoding LOW QUALITY PROTEIN: large ribosomal subunit protein eL36-like (The sequence of the model RefSeq protein was modified relative to this genomic sequence to represent the inferred CDS: inserted 1 base in 1 codon; substituted 1 base at 1 genomic stop codon) — protein MVLWYPTTMDVNEDHKMAKNVSDHSHYHGRLTKHIKSVQDPXRIMXGFAPYEQCAMELLKVSKDKFTKRRVGTHICAKRKREELSNVLAARRKVGVKKDFTPSPVCNKACFILTS, from the exons ATGGTTCTGTGGTACCCTACAACCATGGACGTCAACGAGGACCACAAGATGGCTAAGAATGTCAGTGACCACAGCCACTACCATGGACGCCTCACCAAGCATATCAAGTCTGTGCAGGATC AGAGGATCATGTGAGGCTTTGCTCCATACGAGCAGTGTGCCATGGAGCTGCTCAAGGTCTCCAAGGACAAGTTCACCAAGAGAAGGGTGGGGACACACATTTGtgccaaaaggaaaagagaagagctaAGCAATGTCCTGGCAGCCAGGAGGAAAGTGGGAGTCAAGAAGGACTTCACTCCCTCCCCTGTCTGTAATAAAGCCTGTTTTATTCTAACTTCATAA